The following proteins are co-located in the Salvelinus fontinalis isolate EN_2023a chromosome 41, ASM2944872v1, whole genome shotgun sequence genome:
- the LOC129840510 gene encoding zinc finger protein 569-like produces MSKLQLLNVFVTERLSAAAVEIFGAVEKTIAEYREEIFRSAEENERLRREMDMIIKSEIQLYRTGFQLLTPSVPPEQQNCEQEWSPSLGQEDPEPTQIKEEQQELRLSQEDSPQPSHLYQNQTVDDGERSTLPIIITEEIKTEPDVEGYRVPEPTSDQPISVHPDCSATLEKPYWCKQCGKSFTRKGNLTLHLKIHTGEKPFLCKQCGKRFNQKSNLTVHTRTHTGENPYQCKQCGKRFNHKSNLTSHTRIHTGENPYQWKAT; encoded by the exons ATGTCCAAACTACAGTTGCTGAATGTATTCGTCACCGAGCGTTTATCCGCGGCTGCTGTGGAGATATTCGGGGCGGTAGAGAAGACTATAGCAGAGTATCGGGAAGAAATATTCCGTTCAGCAGAGGAGAACGAGCGTCTACGGCGGGAGATGGACATGATTATcaaatcagagatacagttatacAGAACAG GCTTCCAGCTACTCACTCCCTCTGTTCCCCCTGAGCAGCAGAACTGTGAGCAGGAGTGGAGCCCCAGTCTGGGGCAGGAGGACCCAGAACCCACACAGATTAAAGAGGAACAACAGGAGCTCAGACTCAGTCAGGAGGACTCACCTCAGCCCTCACATCTTTACCAAAACCAAACTGTGGATGATGGAGAGAGGAGCACTCTACCTATCATCATAACTGAAGAGATCAAAACAGAACCTGATGTAGAGGGCTACAGAGTACCAGAACCAACCAGTGATCAGCCAATTTCAGTTCATCCAGACTGCTCTGCTACACTGGAAAAACCATATTGGTGTAAACAATGTGGCAAAAGCTTTACACGTAAGGGAAACTTGACCTTGCATTTAaagatacacacaggagagaaaccttttctGTGCAAACAATGTGGCAAAAGGTTTAACCAGAAGAGCAACTTGACCGTccacacaaggacacacacaggagagaatcccTATCAGTGCAAACAATGTGGTAAAAGGTTTAACCATAAGAGCAACTTGACCAGCCATACAAggatacatacaggagagaatcCCTATCAATGGAAAGCTACTTAA
- the LOC129840532 gene encoding zinc finger protein 184-like yields the protein MVFHEMLQYGRWRYCNEVFFHRPTLMKQQQGRYQLVRRIRERGFNQHFYNKTNSSTFITIANMSKLQLLNVFVTERLSAASVEIFVVVEKIIAEYQEEICRSAEANERLRRLLDMANKPEITLHRADFQLLTPAVPPENHYCEQEWNPSLGQEDPEPTQIKEQQELRLSQKDPPQPSHLYQNQTVDDRERGILPIIITEEIKTEPDVEGYRVPELTSDQPISVHPDCSAAVEKLYQCRQCGKSFTRKGHLTIHSRTHTGEKSYLCKQCDKWFNQKGDLDRHTRVHTGENPYQCKQCGKRFSQKGSLTVHSRIHTGERPYQCKDCGKAFNQKIELTLHMRAHTGERPYSCPVCRKGYIALSYLIRHQRVHTGEKPYQCKECYKCFGYKHRLTSHMSTHTKGHK from the exons ATGGTTTTCCATGAAATGCTCCAATACGGCAGGTGGCGCTATTGTAATGAAGTATTTTTTCACCGACCGACTTTAATGAAACAACAACAAGGTCGCTATCAGCTGGTAcgcagaatcagagagagaggttTCAACCAACATTTCTATAATAAAACGAACAGCTCGACTTTCATAACCATCGCCAATATGTCTAAACTACAGTTGTTGAATGTGTTCGTCACCGAGCGTTTGTCAGCAGCTTCTGTGGAGATATTCGTGGTCGTGGAGAAGATTATAGCAGAGTATCAGGAAGAAATCTGCCGTTCAGCAGAGGCGAATGAGCGTCTACGGAGGCTGTTGGACATGGCTAACAAACCAGAAATAACGTTACACAGAGCAG ACTTCCAGCTACTCACTCCCGCCGTTCCCCCTGAAAATCATTACTGTGAGCAGGAGTGGAACCCCAGTCTGGGGCAGGAGGACCCAGAACCCACACAGATTAAAGAACAACAGGAGCTCAGACTCAGTCAGAAGGACCCACCTCAGCCCTCACATCTTTACCAAAACCAAACTgtggatgacagagagaggggtattcTACCTATCATCATAACTGAAGAGATCAAAACAGAACCTGATGTAGAGGGCTACAGAGTACCAGAACTAACCAGTGATCAGCCCATTTCAGTTCATCCAGACTGCTCTGCTGCAGTGGAGAAACTATATCAGTGTAGACAATGTGGCAAAAGCTTTACACGTAAGGGACACTTGACCATCCATtcaagaacacacacaggagagaaatcttatctGTGCAAACAATGTGACAAATGGTTTAACCAGAAAGGTGACTTGGACAGACATACAagggtacacacaggagagaatccaTATCAGTGTAAACAATGTGGCAAAAGGTTTAGCCAGAAGGGAAGCTTGACAGTCCATTCAAGGATACATACAGGGGAGAGACCATATCAGTGCAAAGACTGTGGCAAAGCCTTCAACCAGAAGATAGAATTGACATTGCACATGAGAGCTCATACAGGAGAGAGACCATATAGCTGTCCTGTATGCAGGAAAGGTTACATTGCATTAAGCTATTTAATACGTCATCAGCGtgttcacacaggggagaaaccttacCAGTGCAAAGAATGTTACAAATGCTTTGGTTATAAACATCGCCTAACATCACATATGAGCACTCATACTAAAGGGCATAAATGA